Proteins co-encoded in one Leucobacter exalbidus genomic window:
- the lspA gene encoding signal peptidase II: protein MNEIEATEKSPSRRRWAVPLALIVLAAVVWIVDQTTKNWVVGHLVERETVQVFGEVLQWHFVRNPGAAFSMATGSTWIFTILAAVVAIVILTQLRRLRSLPWAIFLGLLLGGVLGNLTDRLTRAPGFPEGHVIDFISTPWMWLWFPEAIYNIADIAIVGGMILFIGITLLGIPIDGSGRQHAAATPEEDAVGDSPEGIHGTP, encoded by the coding sequence GTGAACGAGATCGAGGCGACTGAAAAGTCGCCGTCCCGCCGCAGGTGGGCGGTCCCGCTTGCCCTGATCGTGCTGGCCGCGGTCGTTTGGATTGTTGACCAGACCACGAAAAATTGGGTTGTGGGGCACCTCGTCGAACGCGAGACCGTGCAGGTCTTCGGCGAGGTGCTTCAGTGGCACTTCGTGCGCAACCCCGGCGCCGCATTCTCTATGGCCACCGGCTCAACCTGGATCTTCACGATCCTGGCTGCGGTGGTCGCGATTGTGATTCTGACGCAGCTGCGCAGGCTCCGGTCGCTCCCGTGGGCGATCTTTTTGGGTCTGCTGCTGGGCGGCGTGCTTGGTAACCTCACCGATCGACTGACGCGTGCCCCGGGATTTCCCGAGGGCCACGTGATTGATTTTATTTCGACGCCGTGGATGTGGCTTTGGTTCCCCGAAGCCATCTACAACATTGCAGATATTGCAATCGTCGGCGGCATGATCTTGTTTATCGGGATCACGCTGTTGGGTATTCCCATTGACGGATCGGGCCGGCAGCATGCTGCTGCCACGCCCGAGGAGGACGCTGTGGGCGATTCTCCAGAAGGAATTCATGGAACACCGTAG
- a CDS encoding DivIVA domain-containing protein produces the protein MALTPEDVVNQKFTITKFRDGYDLDQVDDFLDQIVEMLREHDEEKSALQLQIDELTAKLAACEAGGAGTVEASEQTIVVDAPEPVAAPVVQAAPATSAVDVSGPQPDAIKSSAMLQLALELHDKHVHEGESTRDRLIGEAESKRDQMIDDAERTAKQLVQDAQSQRAEELRVLGDERSDLQFKIKDLRQFEGEYRSTLRSYIQSQLRGLDGSPEPAGAPEGLQ, from the coding sequence ATGGCCTTGACTCCAGAAGATGTCGTGAATCAGAAATTCACGATTACCAAGTTCCGCGACGGCTACGATCTCGATCAGGTCGATGACTTCCTCGATCAGATCGTCGAAATGTTGCGCGAGCACGACGAAGAAAAGTCAGCGCTTCAGCTTCAGATCGATGAACTCACTGCCAAGCTCGCCGCGTGCGAAGCCGGCGGTGCAGGCACGGTCGAGGCCTCAGAGCAGACCATCGTTGTCGATGCTCCTGAGCCCGTTGCTGCCCCGGTGGTTCAGGCTGCGCCTGCTACCTCGGCAGTTGACGTGAGCGGCCCCCAGCCTGACGCGATCAAGTCGAGCGCGATGCTGCAGCTCGCCCTTGAGCTGCACGACAAGCACGTGCACGAGGGTGAGTCCACTCGTGACCGCCTCATTGGCGAAGCCGAGAGCAAGCGCGATCAGATGATCGACGATGCTGAGCGCACCGCCAAGCAGCTGGTGCAGGATGCCCAGTCGCAGCGCGCTGAAGAGCTGCGCGTACTCGGTGACGAGCGCAGTGACCTGCAGTTCAAGATCAAGGATCTGCGCCAGTTCGAAGGCGAATACCGTTCAACGCTGCGCTCGTACATCCAGTCGCAGCTGCGTGGGCTTGACGGCTCGCCTGAGCCCGCGGGTGCGCCCGAGGGCCTCCAGTAG
- a CDS encoding YggT family protein, which translates to MEVVVAIGTVIRLVLRLYILVLWARLIIDWVMVFNRSFRPRGPLAVAVELVYSLTDPPIKMFRKLLPPIRIGQISIDLGWMLTLVCCWILLAIIPGFG; encoded by the coding sequence GTGGAGGTAGTTGTTGCGATCGGCACCGTCATTCGACTGGTGCTGCGCCTGTATATTCTTGTGCTGTGGGCCCGGTTGATTATCGACTGGGTGATGGTGTTTAATCGGAGCTTTCGGCCGCGCGGTCCGCTGGCGGTAGCTGTGGAGCTGGTGTACAGTCTCACCGATCCGCCGATTAAGATGTTTCGTAAGCTGTTGCCTCCCATCAGGATCGGACAGATCTCAATTGATCTAGGCTGGATGCTGACGCTCGTGTGCTGCTGGATTTTGCTCGCGATTATTCCAGGCTTCGGATAG